In the genome of bacterium, one region contains:
- a CDS encoding peptidoglycan DD-metalloendopeptidase family protein, with protein MRRFFTKMLPVIVAVLVCIPVGLAIAKNEKKVDLQGRIKNIEKEIEKTRKELEKDEKKLKSIKQQKQNVLVELDHSEKKIEAVNRNLWTLQKEERFLKNEISEAEKQYETAMNRIKRHSDTYKTRLRSMYKRQQVSALEIFFSSGSFSSFLWDFKMLSILAEQDLFVLGELHAQQDTIRVSMDTIREALNAKVALASVTRREERDLSAVKKQRQALLSDIEKDLKLQEDVIIKRQNELEQSQAQIEKWRKEIAAQMKLEKMSESLKNYNFSSRKGKLPWPVSGMVVSSFGIAVDERTKTKTTNRGIEIRTKQGEPVRAIGRGKVAMTNFIRGYGNFILIYHPTDYYTLYGHLSDILVNKGDEVGEGAVIGSAGSTGLIDDREARLRLEILIGSKPDDPLAWLVPDSRRIAQ; from the coding sequence ATGAGACGGTTTTTCACGAAAATGCTTCCGGTGATCGTCGCCGTTCTGGTCTGTATTCCGGTCGGTCTGGCTATCGCGAAAAATGAAAAAAAAGTCGATCTCCAGGGCAGAATCAAAAATATCGAGAAGGAAATCGAGAAAACGAGAAAAGAGCTTGAAAAAGATGAGAAGAAGCTCAAATCGATAAAACAGCAAAAGCAGAATGTGCTTGTCGAGCTCGATCACAGCGAAAAAAAGATCGAAGCGGTGAATCGCAATCTCTGGACTCTCCAGAAAGAAGAACGATTCCTCAAAAATGAGATTTCAGAAGCCGAAAAACAATACGAAACGGCTATGAACCGTATCAAACGCCACTCCGACACATATAAAACCCGATTGCGTTCCATGTACAAACGTCAGCAGGTATCGGCGCTTGAGATATTTTTCTCGTCTGGTTCGTTTTCTTCGTTCCTCTGGGATTTCAAAATGCTTTCCATCCTCGCCGAACAGGACCTGTTTGTGCTCGGCGAACTGCACGCCCAGCAGGATACCATCAGAGTGTCGATGGATACGATCAGGGAGGCGCTCAATGCCAAGGTCGCTCTCGCTTCAGTGACTCGAAGGGAGGAGCGTGACCTGTCGGCTGTAAAGAAGCAGCGCCAGGCTCTGCTGTCGGATATTGAAAAGGATTTGAAGCTCCAGGAAGATGTAATCATCAAACGGCAGAACGAGCTTGAACAGTCGCAGGCACAGATCGAAAAATGGCGGAAAGAAATCGCCGCGCAGATGAAGCTTGAAAAAATGTCCGAATCCCTCAAAAACTATAACTTTTCCAGCAGAAAAGGTAAACTGCCGTGGCCGGTCAGCGGAATGGTGGTGAGTTCGTTCGGAATCGCTGTCGACGAGAGGACCAAAACAAAAACAACCAACCGTGGTATCGAAATCCGTACGAAACAGGGCGAACCCGTGCGGGCTATCGGCAGGGGAAAGGTTGCCATGACCAATTTTATCCGGGGATATGGAAATTTTATACTTATTTACCATCCGACGGATTACTATACCCTGTATGGACACCTTTCGGATATTCTTGTCAACAAGGGAGACGAAGTCGGTGAGGGTGCGGTTATCGGTTCGGCGGGAAGCACCGGTCTTATAGACGACCGTGAGGCTCGTCTCAGGCTCGAAATCCTCATCGGGAGTAAACCCGATGATCCTCTCGCATGGCTGGTGCCGGACAGCCGCAGAATCGCTCAGTGA
- a CDS encoding ribonuclease HI family protein — MKLTAHTDGASRGNPGHAAIGYTIEKDGIVVEKFCEYIGETTNNIAEYKALIAVLKRLKSLGASEVTIYSDSELMVRQISGAYKVKNEGLRPLHTEVMSLSQTFTACKITHVPRGRNPVADGLANKALDERANS, encoded by the coding sequence TTGAAGCTGACAGCTCATACCGATGGCGCATCCAGGGGAAATCCGGGACATGCCGCCATCGGTTATACGATTGAAAAAGACGGCATCGTAGTAGAGAAATTCTGTGAATATATCGGGGAAACCACCAATAATATCGCGGAATATAAAGCCCTCATAGCGGTTCTTAAAAGGCTGAAGTCCCTCGGCGCAAGCGAGGTGACGATTTATTCCGACTCCGAACTCATGGTCCGCCAGATTTCCGGTGCATACAAGGTGAAAAACGAAGGACTACGCCCGCTCCACACAGAAGTAATGAGCCTCTCACAGACTTTCACCGCATGTAAAATAACACATGTACCGAGAGGCCGGAATCCGGTTGCGGACGGGCTGGCAAACAAAGCGCTCGATGAGCGGGCTAATTCCTGA
- a CDS encoding C4-type zinc ribbon domain-containing protein — MKDDLLILLVAQEIDLEIDKRFKSKNEYPRQIEALQNEIETLQNTLTQKNDRLNEIEKARRVIESELLAERDLLSQKEKRLLETKNNKEYTAVHNEIELARKRIDSLETEDLVLMTEQDALNPEVKELEENLEKTRANNTSGIKDIQKHFDSIESDIAALNQKRNRELSHIKSTRALSIYNRLRKGKSGLAVAQVDKHKHTCKGCFKQLPSQKVLEVRRAQNIIMCENCGRILVWDSRDED; from the coding sequence ATGAAGGATGATCTTCTGATATTGCTCGTTGCCCAAGAAATTGATCTGGAAATCGACAAACGGTTTAAATCGAAAAATGAATATCCCAGGCAGATCGAAGCCCTGCAGAATGAAATCGAAACCCTGCAGAATACCCTCACCCAAAAAAATGACCGCCTGAACGAGATAGAAAAAGCTCGGCGCGTAATAGAATCGGAACTTTTGGCTGAACGCGATCTGCTCTCTCAGAAGGAAAAGCGGCTGCTCGAGACGAAGAATAACAAGGAATACACCGCCGTTCACAATGAAATCGAGCTTGCGCGGAAACGTATCGATTCGCTCGAGACCGAAGACCTTGTACTCATGACAGAGCAGGATGCCCTCAATCCCGAAGTGAAAGAGCTGGAAGAGAACCTGGAAAAAACCCGTGCAAACAACACTTCCGGCATCAAGGATATTCAGAAACATTTCGATTCGATCGAATCCGACATAGCCGCGCTCAACCAGAAGAGAAACCGCGAGCTGAGCCATATCAAGAGCACGAGGGCTTTAAGTATTTACAACAGACTCCGTAAAGGGAAAAGCGGCCTCGCCGTTGCACAGGTGGACAAACATAAACACACATGCAAAGGCTGTTTCAAGCAGCTCCCTTCCCAGAAAGTACTCGAGGTCCGACGAGCCCAGAACATTATCATGTGCGAAAACTGCGGCCGTATTCTTGTCTGGGACTCGAGGGATGAGGATTGA
- a CDS encoding Nif3-like dinuclear metal center hexameric protein, translating into MVKIRDVVDVMETWAPSSLAESWDNTGLITGNPGDDVSHILITLDVDEETVTAAGETKGTMIVSHHPPIFRPLYNLTAQTGTARVIKQAIQHDISLFAAHTNLDQVRDGVSGALADKLGLLSPSILAPGTTGQVKFVVFVPPDQTDTVRDAAASAGAGIIGNYSLCSFTSRGLGTFKPSEAASPSEGQAGKLSKIPEDRIEMLVPSPLVSQVVEAARKAHPYEEMAYDLIPLGINHASFGYGAVGDMQTPMDQTEFAGFVARTLGCKTLRISRSAAKEIRRVAVMGGKGGDYICSAIKSGADAYVTGDIGYHDFTENGASIMLIDASHRATELPVLEKIRDRLLSSGIGKYITVTVHSGVDAIHTKIYS; encoded by the coding sequence ATGGTAAAGATTCGCGATGTGGTGGATGTCATGGAAACATGGGCGCCATCATCACTCGCAGAATCCTGGGATAATACGGGTCTTATCACCGGCAATCCCGGCGATGATGTATCGCATATATTGATAACCCTTGATGTAGATGAAGAAACGGTTACAGCGGCGGGTGAAACAAAAGGTACCATGATTGTTTCTCATCACCCGCCGATTTTCAGGCCTCTTTATAACCTCACGGCTCAAACCGGTACAGCACGAGTTATAAAACAAGCGATTCAACACGATATCTCCCTGTTTGCCGCCCATACAAACCTCGATCAGGTCAGGGACGGTGTAAGCGGAGCGCTTGCCGACAAACTGGGACTTTTATCGCCCTCTATTCTTGCTCCGGGCACCACGGGACAGGTAAAATTCGTTGTCTTCGTACCGCCGGATCAAACCGACACCGTTCGTGACGCAGCGGCTTCCGCCGGAGCCGGTATCATAGGCAATTATTCACTCTGTTCGTTCACATCCCGGGGACTCGGAACGTTCAAGCCATCGGAAGCGGCATCTCCTTCGGAGGGTCAGGCAGGAAAACTGTCAAAAATCCCCGAAGACAGGATTGAAATGCTTGTGCCGTCGCCCCTGGTATCACAAGTCGTTGAAGCCGCCCGTAAAGCTCACCCGTATGAGGAAATGGCATATGATCTGATACCCCTCGGCATCAATCATGCCTCGTTTGGTTACGGCGCTGTCGGAGATATGCAGACACCCATGGATCAGACAGAATTCGCCGGTTTTGTCGCCCGGACTCTCGGATGTAAAACACTGCGGATTTCCCGGAGCGCTGCGAAAGAGATACGACGGGTTGCGGTCATGGGAGGAAAAGGCGGCGATTACATCTGCTCAGCAATAAAGTCCGGAGCCGATGCTTATGTTACCGGGGACATCGGGTATCATGATTTCACCGAAAACGGTGCCTCGATCATGCTCATCGATGCCTCGCATCGGGCAACAGAATTGCCGGTGCTCGAAAAAATCAGGGACCGGCTTCTGTCATCGGGCATCGGAAAATATATCACAGTCACTGTTCATTCTGGCGTAGATGCAATTCACACAAAAATATATTCATAA
- a CDS encoding 5-formyltetrahydrofolate cyclo-ligase, with protein sequence MSDIHSGSEKHILRERMKALRASMNIMDYRIWSNSIRKTCETLPELARSYTVHAYVSALNNEADTLGLILDLFEKGRKVVVPKCSKDSHIFYNIRIDSLDDLKPARFGLMEPDYNPEKEVRPEQLDIVIAPLLAFDRSGGRLGFGGGYYDYLLGRCWCPKVGIGFSFQEVDEVPLEIHDRKLDIIVTEREIVRV encoded by the coding sequence ATGTCCGATATCCACAGCGGTTCCGAAAAACATATCCTGCGCGAGCGGATGAAAGCTCTCCGTGCGTCGATGAATATCATGGACTACCGTATATGGAGCAATTCTATCAGGAAGACCTGCGAAACCCTTCCTGAGCTTGCCAGGTCATATACCGTTCATGCGTATGTGTCTGCACTCAATAATGAGGCCGATACGCTCGGGCTGATTCTCGATCTGTTCGAAAAGGGCAGGAAAGTGGTAGTCCCGAAATGTTCGAAGGATTCGCACATTTTTTACAACATCCGGATTGACTCGCTCGATGACCTGAAACCCGCCAGGTTCGGTCTTATGGAGCCCGATTATAATCCTGAGAAGGAGGTCAGACCGGAGCAGCTCGATATCGTTATCGCACCTCTTCTTGCTTTCGACCGGAGCGGGGGAAGGCTCGGTTTCGGTGGCGGATATTACGATTACCTGCTCGGCCGGTGCTGGTGTCCGAAAGTGGGTATTGGGTTTTCTTTTCAGGAAGTTGATGAAGTACCGCTGGAAATTCATGATCGGAAACTTGATATAATCGTCACAGAACGGGAAATCGTGAGGGTCTGA
- a CDS encoding HD domain-containing protein, whose translation MEKDVMIKDIHEGDEFVGFYAIRRCELREYDNMFRLELELTDKTGSLPGVVWNDAREIREQLARHTVVKVKGRLGTYRDKPQARIEKIRPAEETEYDPDRFIPSTPGDIENLKSRVDALVRSIGEPRLKELADSVFGSAQFMKEFVRCPGGAKWHHPYIGGLIEHTVGVAELCDFIAGKHPELNRDLLVVAALLHDVGKIKEFSVTTIIEYSDEGRLEGHIVMGERFVRNMCERINGFPPRLKMLLSHLMLAHQGFKEFSSPVVPMIPEGFVLYYADEIDSKLNALGRIMENTQSEGNTWSEYVRLLGRSIFVGNSEDTE comes from the coding sequence ATGGAAAAAGATGTCATGATCAAAGATATTCATGAAGGGGATGAATTTGTTGGTTTTTATGCCATCAGACGGTGTGAGCTGCGGGAATACGACAACATGTTCAGGCTCGAGCTCGAGCTGACAGACAAAACCGGCAGCCTGCCGGGAGTCGTCTGGAACGATGCCCGTGAAATCAGGGAGCAGCTCGCCAGGCACACGGTTGTCAAGGTTAAAGGCCGCCTTGGCACATACCGCGACAAGCCTCAGGCGCGTATCGAAAAGATTCGCCCCGCCGAGGAAACCGAATACGATCCCGACCGGTTTATACCCTCTACGCCGGGGGATATCGAAAATCTGAAATCACGGGTCGATGCGCTCGTCCGGAGTATCGGCGAACCCCGCCTGAAGGAGCTTGCAGACTCCGTATTCGGCAGCGCGCAGTTCATGAAAGAGTTCGTCAGGTGCCCCGGAGGGGCGAAATGGCACCATCCCTATATCGGCGGATTGATCGAACATACGGTCGGCGTGGCTGAATTGTGCGATTTTATCGCCGGGAAGCATCCGGAATTGAATCGTGATCTGCTCGTTGTAGCCGCTCTCCTCCATGATGTGGGGAAGATCAAGGAATTTTCCGTGACGACGATTATCGAGTATTCCGATGAGGGCCGGCTGGAGGGTCATATCGTCATGGGCGAGCGGTTTGTTCGGAACATGTGCGAACGGATCAACGGTTTTCCGCCCCGCCTGAAAATGCTCCTGAGTCATCTTATGCTTGCCCACCAGGGATTCAAGGAATTCAGCTCCCCTGTGGTGCCGATGATTCCCGAAGGTTTCGTGCTCTACTATGCGGACGAGATCGATTCCAAGCTCAATGCGCTCGGCAGGATTATGGAAAATACCCAGAGCGAGGGGAACACGTGGAGCGAGTATGTGCGGCTTCTCGGGCGTTCAATTTTCGTCGGCAATAGTGAGGATACTGAGTGA
- a CDS encoding ABC transporter permease: protein MKSDLQTIIWKEWKEFIHQRGTTRATILSMLIPTVILGIVFPLETGYMWVESPLSLASWGWVPMLMVATMIADSIAGERERHTLETLLASRLSDSAILFGKILFALVYALGVTCIIVLLGLVTVNAARWEGRLLLYPWRIAVSGAVLSILVAGFTASAGVLISLKASTVRQAQQTMSFGIIIIAFIPGIVIQMLPEKTKQLTTAAIESAGAVIIMLIFFLILLAADIALVIAARTRFKRSRLIVE, encoded by the coding sequence GTGAAGTCCGATCTGCAAACCATCATCTGGAAAGAATGGAAAGAATTTATCCATCAGCGCGGCACAACACGGGCCACGATACTGTCGATGCTGATTCCCACGGTAATACTGGGCATCGTTTTCCCTCTGGAGACGGGATACATGTGGGTGGAGTCGCCCCTTTCGCTGGCATCGTGGGGCTGGGTGCCGATGCTCATGGTGGCCACCATGATTGCCGATTCCATCGCCGGAGAACGTGAACGCCATACCCTCGAAACGCTCCTCGCGAGCCGTCTCTCGGACAGCGCCATCCTGTTCGGGAAAATACTGTTCGCCCTCGTTTACGCTCTCGGAGTGACATGCATCATCGTTCTGCTCGGCCTCGTGACGGTCAATGCGGCCCGCTGGGAAGGAAGATTGCTTCTCTATCCATGGAGGATCGCGGTATCGGGAGCGGTGCTCAGCATTCTCGTCGCGGGGTTCACCGCGAGCGCGGGAGTACTCATTTCACTCAAGGCAAGCACAGTCCGTCAGGCGCAGCAGACCATGAGCTTCGGTATCATCATCATCGCGTTTATTCCGGGAATTGTTATCCAGATGCTGCCCGAAAAGACAAAACAGCTTACCACCGCGGCCATTGAATCTGCAGGAGCGGTCATTATCATGCTCATCTTTTTCCTCATCCTTCTCGCTGCTGATATCGCCCTCGTCATCGCCGCCCGGACCCGGTTCAAACGGTCACGGCTGATAGTGGAATAA
- a CDS encoding ABC transporter ATP-binding protein produces the protein MADFIIHTRNLTCDFKTVRALDGLSLEVPRGIIFGFLGPNGAGKTTTIRLLLGLLESSGGEALVLGYDTLTHADEVRSRTGVLLEHTGLYERLSAEDNLDFYGRVWHIPEPERRNRIKELLTRINLWDRRRERVGTWSRGMKQKLAVSRAILHRPSLLFLDEPTAGLDPLAAAALRDDLVNLVRHEGLTVFLTTHNLTEAEKLCPMVGVINRGRLLTIGHPDELRTRAGKAHIEVTGRGFTGEVLDRLRALREVVSAEITDSRLVITLDGDVPTAPLVRQMVQDGVDIEEIHKGAVSLEEAFLKLMEEKR, from the coding sequence ATGGCCGATTTTATTATCCATACACGGAATCTTACCTGTGATTTCAAGACAGTCAGGGCCCTCGACGGGCTTTCGCTCGAAGTGCCCCGGGGGATCATCTTCGGCTTCCTGGGGCCGAACGGTGCAGGCAAAACAACGACCATACGGCTCCTGCTGGGACTTCTCGAATCTTCGGGCGGCGAAGCCCTTGTCCTCGGATACGACACGCTGACCCATGCGGATGAAGTGCGTTCCCGCACCGGCGTACTCCTCGAACATACGGGACTTTACGAACGGCTGAGCGCCGAAGACAACCTCGATTTCTACGGACGGGTATGGCATATTCCGGAACCGGAACGCCGCAACCGGATAAAAGAGCTCCTCACGAGGATAAACCTCTGGGACCGACGCAGGGAACGTGTCGGTACATGGAGCCGCGGGATGAAACAGAAGCTTGCCGTATCACGGGCTATCCTTCACCGTCCGAGCCTTTTATTTCTTGACGAACCCACCGCCGGACTCGATCCTCTTGCCGCAGCCGCGCTCCGCGATGATCTTGTCAATCTGGTCAGGCACGAAGGGCTGACAGTCTTTCTCACAACCCACAACCTTACCGAAGCCGAGAAACTCTGCCCTATGGTCGGTGTCATCAACAGGGGAAGACTCCTGACAATCGGTCATCCCGATGAGCTCCGCACACGGGCGGGGAAAGCCCATATAGAGGTCACGGGACGGGGATTCACCGGGGAAGTGCTCGACCGTCTCAGGGCGCTGCGGGAAGTTGTATCGGCGGAAATCACCGATTCACGCCTGGTAATTACGCTCGACGGGGATGTTCCGACCGCTCCTCTGGTCAGGCAGATGGTACAGGACGGTGTCGATATAGAGGAAATACACAAGGGCGCCGTGAGTCTGGAAGAGGCCTTTTTGAAACTCATGGAGGAAAAACGGTGA
- a CDS encoding solute:sodium symporter family transporter, with protein sequence MTLSLLDIMIFIGFFVVAIGTSVYKSRKEETGEDFFLASRSLFWPLIGLSLIAANISTEHFVGMSGQGAGITGLAVASYEWLASITLVFVALFFLPKFLNCGIYTIPEYLEYRYNSTARAIMAFYTVVIYAFVTIAAVVYSGALTLFTIFDMKLIYAVWLIGGIATFYTTWGGLKAVAWADLFQGSALIIGGVITMILGFRAVGVSNFFETNADKLHVILPHNHPVIPWTALVIGLWIPNFYYWGLNQFITQRTLAAQSLKQGQLGIIFAALIKLTIPFIIVFPGIMAAQLYRDQLAVTSDAAYPLLIRNLIPTGLKGFIFAAIAGAVISTLASMLNSASTIFTMDLYKRHFKKDASPHSLVKVGRIMTILFVLIGCFIAPQLGAARFKGIFNYIQEFQGFISPGILAAFIFGLFIKRTPASAGVAALLLNVPIYGFLLKFFSTIAFLNRMAITFAILIVVMTLITVLRPLPVPKVLPVRENFDMKPAKSVIWLGTGVIIATIILYIIFW encoded by the coding sequence ATGACACTGAGCTTACTCGATATCATGATTTTTATCGGATTCTTTGTTGTTGCAATCGGAACGAGCGTGTACAAAAGCCGTAAGGAAGAAACCGGCGAGGATTTCTTTCTGGCAAGCCGCAGTCTCTTCTGGCCTTTGATCGGCCTGTCCCTCATTGCAGCCAATATATCGACCGAACACTTTGTCGGTATGTCAGGCCAGGGCGCAGGAATTACCGGTCTGGCTGTCGCAAGTTACGAATGGCTCGCCTCGATTACCCTGGTATTCGTGGCGCTCTTTTTTCTGCCCAAGTTTCTCAACTGCGGCATTTACACCATTCCCGAATACCTCGAATACCGTTACAATTCGACAGCGCGGGCGATCATGGCCTTTTATACCGTGGTTATTTACGCATTCGTCACCATCGCGGCGGTCGTTTATTCAGGCGCGCTTACCCTTTTTACCATTTTTGACATGAAACTGATATACGCGGTCTGGCTCATCGGAGGGATAGCGACTTTCTACACGACATGGGGCGGATTAAAAGCGGTTGCATGGGCGGACCTTTTCCAGGGATCGGCCCTCATAATCGGCGGAGTGATCACCATGATTCTCGGCTTCAGGGCTGTCGGGGTCAGTAACTTCTTCGAAACCAACGCAGACAAGCTCCATGTGATTCTTCCGCACAATCACCCGGTGATACCATGGACCGCCCTTGTAATCGGTCTCTGGATTCCCAACTTCTACTACTGGGGACTCAACCAGTTCATCACCCAGCGGACGCTTGCGGCGCAGAGTCTCAAGCAGGGGCAGCTCGGTATTATCTTTGCCGCATTGATCAAACTCACCATACCGTTCATCATTGTTTTCCCGGGAATAATGGCGGCGCAGCTCTACCGTGACCAGCTCGCGGTCACAAGCGATGCGGCATATCCGCTGCTCATCAGAAATCTTATCCCCACAGGACTGAAAGGATTTATTTTTGCGGCCATTGCAGGGGCAGTTATCAGCACGCTCGCTTCGATGCTCAATTCCGCCTCAACGATTTTTACGATGGACCTCTATAAACGCCATTTCAAAAAGGACGCTTCTCCCCATTCGCTCGTTAAAGTCGGGCGTATCATGACCATCCTGTTCGTTCTCATCGGCTGTTTTATCGCGCCGCAATTGGGAGCAGCGCGTTTCAAGGGGATTTTCAACTATATTCAGGAATTCCAGGGATTTATTTCTCCCGGAATTCTGGCTGCGTTTATTTTTGGCCTGTTTATCAAACGCACACCTGCGAGCGCCGGGGTTGCAGCGCTTTTGCTGAATGTCCCTATATACGGATTCCTGCTGAAATTTTTCAGCACCATTGCGTTCCTGAACAGAATGGCGATAACATTTGCAATCCTGATTGTTGTCATGACGCTCATCACGGTACTGCGGCCACTTCCGGTGCCGAAAGTACTGCCTGTCCGGGAAAATTTCGATATGAAACCCGCCAAATCGGTCATCTGGCTTGGTACGGGAGTGATTATTGCGACGATCATTTTATACATTATTTTCTGGTAA
- the galK gene encoding galactokinase, with the protein MSILVTNVVESFKKQWSIEPQTIAAAPGRVNLIGEHTDYTGGFVLPAAIDREIVLAAARVPGKTISGYSIDFDEEASCETGNYDPGYPSGWFRYVMGVLSELEKSDRTVGGFRFAVGGNVPIGSGLSSSAAIEMATLTAMEGLMGFRMDDVQAALLCQRAENGFVGMNCGIMDQYISRTGKKDHAVLIDCTDLSHRMIPINTPGFSWLVIDSKKKRGLVDSEYNRRRTECEEGAQCARAAFPGRNIRGLRNIDVADLPLMEASCTRTVFKRVRHIVTENSRVMETVNALKAGDTGMVGRCLYGSHASLRDDFEVSCEELDTLVDILSGVEGVSGARLTGAGFGGCVIAFLKESAEKAVEEAVSEQYHPKSLPKGTRADIWPITISDGARIIRN; encoded by the coding sequence ATGAGCATTCTAGTAACGAACGTTGTCGAATCATTCAAAAAACAGTGGTCAATCGAGCCGCAGACAATCGCAGCTGCACCGGGGCGTGTCAACCTTATCGGCGAACATACCGACTATACGGGAGGTTTCGTCCTCCCCGCCGCAATCGACCGTGAGATCGTCCTTGCCGCGGCCAGAGTCCCGGGGAAAACCATCAGCGGATATTCCATTGACTTTGACGAAGAAGCATCCTGCGAAACGGGTAATTATGATCCCGGGTACCCGTCGGGATGGTTCCGGTATGTCATGGGCGTGTTATCCGAGCTGGAAAAAAGCGACCGTACTGTCGGAGGATTCCGTTTTGCCGTGGGAGGTAATGTCCCTATCGGATCGGGGCTCTCCTCTTCCGCTGCAATCGAAATGGCGACGCTCACGGCCATGGAAGGACTCATGGGATTCCGCATGGACGATGTACAGGCCGCCCTGCTCTGCCAGCGGGCGGAGAACGGCTTTGTGGGCATGAACTGCGGTATCATGGATCAGTATATATCGCGGACAGGGAAAAAAGATCATGCGGTTCTCATCGACTGCACCGACCTTTCGCACAGGATGATACCGATCAACACTCCCGGCTTTTCATGGCTTGTCATCGACTCCAAGAAAAAACGCGGACTGGTCGATTCGGAATACAACAGAAGGCGCACGGAATGCGAAGAAGGGGCGCAGTGCGCACGCGCTGCTTTCCCCGGCAGAAATATCAGGGGATTACGAAATATCGATGTCGCAGATCTGCCACTCATGGAAGCCTCGTGCACCAGAACGGTTTTCAAGCGCGTCAGGCATATTGTAACCGAAAACAGCCGTGTCATGGAAACGGTCAACGCGCTTAAAGCCGGCGATACCGGGATGGTGGGTCGCTGTCTTTATGGTTCTCATGCAAGCCTGCGCGACGATTTCGAGGTGTCGTGCGAAGAACTCGACACGCTTGTGGATATTCTTTCCGGTGTCGAGGGAGTTTCAGGCGCACGGCTGACCGGAGCGGGATTCGGTGGATGCGTTATCGCTTTTTTGAAGGAAAGCGCCGAAAAGGCGGTCGAAGAGGCAGTATCCGAACAGTATCATCCAAAGAGCCTGCCGAAGGGGACCCGGGCGGACATATGGCCCATAACCATTTCCGATGGCGCCCGTATCATCCGGAATTGA
- the galE gene encoding UDP-glucose 4-epimerase GalE codes for MMDEPYKKPLNVLVAGGAGYIGSVTAAILIEAGHVVTVIDNLSHGYLDAVHPEAQFVRCDITDEDILEKTCSSDIDVVMHFAAFIEVGESVKNPSKYYVNNLTRSIRFFDNLIKFGIKKIVFSSTAAVYGNPVTVPLTEDAPLAPVNPYGWTKLMVETVLRDYNRAYGLKSVALRYFNAGGAMGDYGENHEPESHLIPLILDAAIKGTPLKVFGDDYDTRDGSCIRDYIHVRDIAQAHILAARYLCDGENDTCGGNAPCGSTAFNLGTGTGFTVLEVIRAVERVIGKKVPYIITGRREGDPPELVASPARAERILDWTGNRAGLEDIIRSAWEWKKKFPRGYER; via the coding sequence ATGATGGATGAACCATATAAAAAACCCCTCAATGTCCTTGTCGCAGGCGGCGCCGGATATATCGGAAGCGTGACGGCTGCCATACTCATCGAGGCGGGACACGTTGTCACCGTGATAGACAATCTCTCGCACGGGTATCTCGATGCGGTTCATCCGGAGGCACAGTTTGTCCGCTGCGATATAACCGATGAGGATATTCTTGAGAAAACCTGCTCTTCGGACATAGATGTCGTCATGCATTTTGCGGCCTTTATAGAGGTCGGCGAATCGGTTAAAAATCCTTCAAAGTATTACGTCAACAACCTCACCAGATCGATCCGCTTTTTCGATAATCTCATTAAATTCGGGATAAAGAAGATCGTGTTTTCATCGACGGCAGCTGTCTATGGCAATCCCGTGACGGTTCCCCTGACCGAGGACGCCCCGCTTGCCCCGGTCAATCCGTACGGATGGACCAAGCTCATGGTCGAAACCGTGCTGCGGGATTATAACAGGGCATATGGTCTGAAGTCGGTAGCCCTGCGGTATTTCAACGCAGGCGGGGCAATGGGCGATTACGGCGAGAATCACGAACCCGAATCACACCTCATCCCGCTTATTCTCGATGCAGCGATAAAAGGTACCCCGCTCAAAGTCTTCGGCGACGATTACGATACCCGTGACGGCAGCTGCATCAGGGATTACATCCATGTCAGGGATATTGCACAGGCCCATATACTCGCGGCCCGTTATCTCTGCGACGGCGAAAATGACACGTGCGGAGGCAATGCCCCGTGCGGGAGCACTGCGTTCAACCTCGGGACAGGCACCGGCTTCACCGTTCTCGAAGTAATCCGCGCTGTCGAGCGGGTCATCGGTAAAAAAGTACCGTATATCATTACCGGACGCCGCGAAGGTGATCCGCCCGAGCTCGTGGCCTCACCGGCCAGGGCTGAACGTATTCTCGACTGGACCGGAAACCGTGCCGGTCTCGAAGATATCATTCGGTCCGCATGGGAATGGAAGAAGAAATTCCCGCGGGGATATGAACGATAA